The stretch of DNA TCCGCAGGCCCGCAATCGAGAGTAGATCGCTCACGCCGGGGGTTCGGAATCGTGGTATAAAGGTTTGCCGCAACCGAAAGGAACCCTTTTGCCGCTCACCGCCCCGACACGGGGTATGTCCGAGCACAACCCGTTCGATCGGGTCGTCGAACCGTGGGAGGCGGTCATGGAAGACATGGAAGCCACGGCCACGGAGTACCGCGAGGCGGGCTGGGAGGTCCTCGAACTCCATCCCGGCGACGTCACCGTTCTGGACGACGAGCGCTACGGGCTCGACGTCCTGGTGCCCGGCGACGAGTACGAGCGCCTCACCGACCTCGCCGCGGCGGGGACGTTCGATTCCTACGAGGTGTACCGCGCCGACGAGTCGGGGATCGCCTTCGTGCTCGCGGTGCTCGAAGACCCGGACAGCGAGCAGGCGGTGTGCTGTCCGGCGTACTACGAGGAGAGCGAGGCCGACGGGATGGCACGCCGGGCGCACGAGGAGGGTCGGATGTACACCCACATCCGCCCGCTCGCGAACGACGAGGCCGTGACGTTCGCCTACGAGGACCCCGATCTGTTCTTCACCGACTGAACCGTCA from Halococcus agarilyticus encodes:
- a CDS encoding DUF7529 family protein translates to MSEHNPFDRVVEPWEAVMEDMEATATEYREAGWEVLELHPGDVTVLDDERYGLDVLVPGDEYERLTDLAAAGTFDSYEVYRADESGIAFVLAVLEDPDSEQAVCCPAYYEESEADGMARRAHEEGRMYTHIRPLANDEAVTFAYEDPDLFFTD